Proteins from a genomic interval of Mycobacterium conspicuum:
- a CDS encoding potassium-transporting ATPase subunit F has product MSVANVVGLILSVLIALLLGAALMFPERF; this is encoded by the coding sequence GTGAGTGTCGCCAACGTTGTCGGGCTGATACTGTCCGTCCTCATCGCACTGCTGCTCGGGGCGGCCCTGATGTTTCCGGAGCGGTTCTAA
- a CDS encoding sensor histidine kinase: protein MSRQKPTESRNIPWWLPRSLRHQLLLGVLVVVSVVLTAVGIVSVLSLRGYVAAMNDAEVAKSLHAFSHSYDRYRNTATHPGAPPVSQALLEFTGQTPGNLIAVLRNGQVIGSAVFSEDEPRSAPPDVVHAIEARSWPDGPARTEKMGSLGSYRMDVGFDGSDTLIVGVSLNLANRIIARKNLTTTALVTSALLVTAVLTVWVVGYTLRPLRRVAATAAEVAAMQLTDDDHQISARVAVADTDPDNEVGIVGNTLNRLLDNVDSALAHRADSDQRMRQFIADASHELRTPLAAIQGYAELTRQDSAALPPTTEYALARIESEARRMTSLVDELLLLSRLGEGEDLHTEDVDLADVVINAVNDAAVAAPTHRWIKNLPDEPVWVRGDHARLHQLVSNLLSNAQVHTPPGVTVTTGIARHRSGPDGPYAEVTVDDDGPGIDADIQPRLFERFVRADKSRSNGSGNGLGLAIVSSIVKAHHGSVSAESGDGRTIFRVRIPMIEKSDLT, encoded by the coding sequence ATGAGCCGCCAGAAACCCACCGAGTCCAGGAACATTCCCTGGTGGCTGCCCCGCTCATTACGCCACCAGTTGCTGTTGGGTGTGCTTGTCGTCGTCAGCGTGGTGCTGACGGCCGTCGGCATCGTCTCCGTGCTGAGCCTGCGCGGCTATGTCGCCGCGATGAACGACGCGGAGGTCGCCAAATCCCTGCACGCGTTCAGCCATTCCTACGACCGCTACCGCAACACCGCGACGCACCCGGGGGCTCCGCCGGTGTCCCAAGCCCTGCTGGAGTTCACCGGGCAAACGCCGGGAAACCTGATCGCGGTGCTGCGCAACGGGCAGGTGATCGGTTCGGCGGTCTTCTCCGAGGACGAGCCCCGGTCCGCGCCGCCGGACGTGGTGCACGCCATCGAGGCGCGGTCATGGCCCGACGGCCCGGCACGCACCGAAAAAATGGGCAGCCTGGGCTCCTACCGGATGGATGTCGGCTTCGACGGGTCCGACACCCTGATCGTCGGGGTGTCGTTGAACCTGGCCAACCGGATCATCGCGCGGAAGAACTTGACCACCACGGCCCTGGTGACGAGCGCGCTGCTGGTGACCGCGGTGCTGACGGTGTGGGTGGTCGGCTACACGCTTCGGCCCCTGCGCCGGGTCGCCGCGACGGCCGCCGAGGTCGCCGCGATGCAGCTGACCGACGATGACCATCAGATCAGCGCCCGCGTGGCGGTCGCGGACACCGATCCCGACAACGAAGTCGGGATCGTCGGAAACACACTGAATCGGTTGCTGGACAACGTCGATAGCGCGCTGGCCCATCGCGCAGACTCCGATCAGCGCATGCGGCAATTCATCGCCGACGCCAGCCACGAGCTGCGCACCCCGCTGGCAGCAATCCAGGGTTACGCCGAACTCACCCGCCAAGACAGTGCCGCGCTGCCACCGACCACCGAGTACGCGCTGGCCCGTATCGAGTCCGAAGCACGTCGGATGACCTCGCTCGTCGACGAGCTGCTGTTGCTCTCCCGGCTGGGCGAGGGCGAAGACCTGCACACCGAAGATGTCGACCTGGCCGACGTCGTCATCAACGCGGTCAACGACGCCGCCGTCGCGGCGCCCACCCACCGCTGGATCAAGAACCTGCCCGACGAGCCGGTGTGGGTGCGTGGCGATCACGCCCGGCTGCACCAACTGGTCAGCAACCTGCTCAGCAACGCGCAGGTGCACACGCCGCCCGGCGTCACGGTGACGACGGGAATCGCCCGGCACCGCAGCGGCCCCGACGGGCCCTACGCCGAGGTGACCGTCGACGACGACGGCCCCGGCATCGACGCGGACATTCAGCCTCGGCTCTTCGAGCGGTTCGTCCGCGCGGACAAATCCCGCAGCAACGGGTCCGGCAACGGATTGGGCTTGGCGATCGTCAGTTCGATCGTCAAGGCGCATCACGGCTCGGTCAGTGCGGAATCCGGCGATGGCCGGACAATCTTTCGGGTGCGGATCCCGATGATCGAGAAATCCGACCTGACATAG
- a CDS encoding WXG100 family type VII secretion target has protein sequence MSINYQFGDVDAHGALIRAQAASLEAEHQAIVRDVLAAGDFWGGAGSVACQEFITQLGRNFQVIYEQANQHGAKVQSASSNMASTDSAVGSSWA, from the coding sequence ATGAGCATCAATTACCAGTTCGGCGATGTTGACGCCCACGGCGCGCTGATCCGCGCGCAGGCTGCCTCGTTGGAGGCCGAGCACCAGGCCATCGTTCGCGATGTGCTGGCTGCCGGTGACTTCTGGGGCGGCGCCGGTTCGGTGGCTTGCCAGGAGTTCATCACCCAGTTGGGTCGCAACTTCCAGGTGATCTACGAGCAGGCCAACCAGCACGGCGCCAAGGTGCAGTCGGCCAGCAGCAACATGGCCAGCACGGACAGCGCCGTCGGGTCCAGCTGGGCCTGA
- a CDS encoding PPE family protein — translation MDFGALPPEVNSGRMYVGPGPGTLLAASAGWDALAAELHSAAAGYQTVITGLTDESWTGPSSASMVGAVAPYLQWMRTAATQCEEAASQATAAAAAYETAFAMTVPPPAIAANRVQLATLVATNLLGQNTPAIAATEAEYSEMWAQDATAMYTYAASSSAASAFKVFTSPPQTTSGLVAQAGAETAGKVQAASAQLISSVPQTLQSLATPGALSTSLGTSAASSPLSALSSLTGASGKTATKGASAGLGTLPGLATNLASSLSADAFTDVVGLGTDVIGLGSDGAGFGSDGGGLGMDGYGLSLDFEGAGSILGAEGVPGFETPGQLGGNLPLGNIGNLGGLGQGATAGLSQANSLGTLSVPPSWAEAVSNVTPLPALDANAMPGGYGAAPSAATAPVSKLPLGAMVGRESGGAVQRIGFRPSLIPHSPVAG, via the coding sequence ATGGATTTTGGAGCATTGCCGCCAGAGGTCAACTCGGGCCGGATGTATGTGGGACCGGGGCCCGGCACGCTGCTGGCCGCCTCCGCGGGATGGGATGCACTGGCGGCCGAACTACACAGCGCCGCCGCCGGCTACCAAACAGTGATCACGGGACTGACCGACGAATCGTGGACCGGTCCGTCGTCGGCGTCGATGGTGGGCGCGGTCGCGCCCTATCTGCAGTGGATGAGGACCGCCGCCACTCAGTGCGAGGAGGCCGCCTCCCAGGCCACCGCCGCCGCGGCCGCCTACGAGACGGCCTTTGCGATGACGGTGCCGCCGCCGGCGATCGCGGCCAACCGGGTCCAACTGGCGACGCTGGTCGCGACCAACCTGCTGGGCCAGAACACGCCGGCGATCGCGGCCACCGAGGCGGAGTACAGCGAAATGTGGGCTCAGGATGCCACCGCGATGTACACCTACGCCGCGAGTTCGTCTGCCGCCTCGGCCTTCAAGGTCTTCACCTCGCCGCCGCAGACGACGAGCGGGCTCGTCGCGCAGGCCGGCGCCGAGACGGCCGGCAAGGTGCAGGCCGCGTCGGCCCAGTTGATTTCGTCGGTGCCCCAAACCCTGCAAAGTCTGGCGACCCCTGGCGCGTTGTCGACGTCACTGGGCACGTCGGCGGCGTCGTCCCCGCTTAGTGCCCTGTCGAGTCTGACCGGCGCGTCCGGCAAGACCGCCACCAAGGGCGCCAGCGCGGGGCTGGGGACGTTGCCTGGCCTGGCCACCAACCTGGCATCGTCATTGAGCGCCGATGCGTTCACCGACGTTGTCGGCCTGGGCACCGATGTGATTGGCCTGGGCTCCGATGGGGCGGGCTTCGGCAGCGATGGCGGGGGACTCGGTATGGACGGGTACGGGCTGTCGCTCGACTTTGAGGGCGCCGGTTCGATCTTGGGAGCCGAGGGCGTTCCCGGCTTCGAAACCCCGGGGCAATTGGGCGGAAACCTGCCCCTGGGCAATATCGGCAATCTGGGTGGCCTGGGCCAGGGCGCGACGGCCGGGCTCTCCCAAGCGAATTCGCTGGGCACGTTGTCGGTGCCGCCGAGCTGGGCCGAGGCGGTATCAAATGTCACACCGCTGCCCGCTTTGGATGCCAACGCCATGCCGGGTGGCTATGGTGCGGCGCCGTCGGCCGCAACCGCCCCCGTTTCCAAGCTGCCGTTGGGTGCCATGGTCGGGCGCGAGTCCGGGGGTGCGGTTCAGCGAATTGGGTTCCGTCCCTCGCTGATTCCGCATTCGCCGGTGGCGGGGTAG
- a CDS encoding WXG100 family type VII secretion target — protein sequence MARFMTDPHAMRAMAGRFEMHAQTVSDEARKMWASSQNIAGASWSGTAQATSYDTMGQMNQAFNNIVNMLHGVRDGLVRDANNYETQEQASQQILSS from the coding sequence ATGGCACGTTTTATGACCGACCCGCACGCTATGCGGGCGATGGCTGGCCGTTTCGAGATGCACGCTCAGACGGTGTCTGACGAGGCTCGCAAGATGTGGGCGTCCTCGCAGAACATCGCCGGGGCTTCCTGGAGCGGTACGGCTCAGGCGACCTCTTACGACACGATGGGCCAGATGAACCAGGCCTTCAACAACATCGTGAACATGCTGCACGGCGTGCGTGACGGTCTGGTCCGCGACGCGAACAACTACGAGACCCAAGAGCAGGCCTCGCAGCAGATCCTCAGCAGCTAG
- a CDS encoding PPE family protein: protein MVLDFAALPPEINSALMYTGAGSGPLMAAATAWSNLAAELSSTATQHESIITNLTTEQWTGAGSAAAAAAAQPYIEWLTTTAAAAEQAAAQATAAAAGYEAAFAATVPPPVIAANRAQLAALVATNFLGINTPAILATEAQYAEMWVQDAITMYTYAAAATASSVLQPLLPASPTTNPAGSATQAAAVSAAVANGQGSSVANSLASVLSSAPAAFGTESFGTEIWNAFASAFPGAANVLNEADGLFGTLFDFNFVQQIGVTAAWFVGTAIPTAVSYVHTAATAYAAAPAAAAASDVAGAAAGAESLAGATMPAGLGGAMTAGLGEASAVGGLSVPAGWSSAAPATLASSTAPLEGSGWTAATDEAGGPISGMMPGMAAAGKGAGAMAGPRYGFKPIVMPKQVVV from the coding sequence ATGGTTCTCGATTTTGCCGCCCTGCCCCCCGAGATCAACTCCGCGCTGATGTACACGGGCGCCGGCTCGGGGCCGCTGATGGCCGCCGCGACAGCGTGGAGCAACCTGGCCGCCGAGTTGAGCAGCACGGCGACCCAGCACGAGTCGATCATCACGAACCTGACCACCGAGCAGTGGACCGGTGCGGGGTCGGCCGCGGCCGCGGCCGCGGCCCAGCCGTACATCGAATGGCTGACCACCACGGCGGCCGCGGCCGAGCAGGCGGCGGCGCAGGCGACGGCGGCGGCGGCCGGCTATGAGGCGGCCTTCGCCGCGACGGTGCCGCCACCGGTGATCGCCGCCAACCGGGCCCAGCTGGCGGCGCTGGTGGCGACGAACTTTCTGGGTATCAACACCCCGGCGATCCTCGCCACCGAGGCCCAGTACGCCGAGATGTGGGTCCAGGACGCCATCACGATGTACACCTATGCGGCGGCCGCGACGGCTTCCTCCGTCCTGCAGCCGCTGCTGCCGGCGTCCCCGACCACCAATCCCGCCGGGTCGGCGACCCAGGCGGCCGCGGTGTCCGCGGCGGTGGCGAACGGCCAGGGCAGCAGCGTGGCGAACAGCCTCGCGTCTGTCCTGAGTTCGGCGCCGGCGGCCTTCGGAACGGAGTCCTTCGGCACCGAAATATGGAACGCCTTCGCGTCGGCTTTCCCCGGGGCGGCGAACGTGCTGAACGAGGCGGACGGCCTCTTCGGCACCCTGTTCGACTTCAACTTCGTCCAGCAGATCGGTGTCACGGCGGCCTGGTTCGTCGGTACCGCCATCCCGACCGCGGTGTCCTACGTCCACACTGCGGCGACCGCCTATGCCGCGGCTCCCGCGGCCGCCGCCGCCAGTGACGTGGCCGGGGCGGCCGCGGGCGCGGAATCGCTGGCGGGCGCGACGATGCCGGCGGGCCTGGGTGGCGCGATGACGGCCGGTCTGGGCGAGGCGTCGGCCGTGGGCGGTCTGTCGGTGCCGGCCGGCTGGTCGTCGGCCGCGCCGGCGACGCTGGCGTCGTCCACCGCTCCGCTCGAGGGCAGCGGCTGGACCGCCGCCACCGACGAGGCCGGCGGGCCGATCAGCGGGATGATGCCCGGGATGGCGGCGGCCGGCAAGGGCGCGGGTGCGATGGCCGGGCCGCGGTACGGGTTCAAGCCCATCGTCATGCCCAAGCAAGTCGTCGTGTAA
- a CDS encoding response regulator transcription factor → MTATTGYAGSQRPRQAILGQLPRIYRADGSPIRVLLVDDEPALTNLVKMALHYEGWAVEVANNGREAIAKFEKVNPDVLVLDIMLPDVDGLRILERVRESDTYTPTLFLTARDSVMDRVTGLTAGADDYMTKPFSLEELVARLRGLLRRSTQLSPPAAEALSIGDLKVDSASREVTRAGEPISLSATEFELLRFLMRNPRRALSRTEILDRVWNYDFSGRTSIVDLYISYLRKKIDSGREPMIHTVRGVGYMLREP, encoded by the coding sequence ATGACCGCAACGACGGGATACGCGGGCAGCCAGCGGCCCCGCCAAGCCATTCTTGGGCAGCTGCCCCGGATTTACCGCGCCGACGGTTCTCCGATCCGAGTTTTGCTGGTCGATGACGAGCCGGCGTTGACCAACCTGGTCAAGATGGCGCTGCACTACGAGGGCTGGGCCGTCGAAGTTGCCAACAACGGGCGCGAGGCCATCGCCAAGTTCGAAAAAGTCAACCCCGACGTGCTGGTCCTCGACATCATGCTGCCCGACGTGGACGGACTGCGAATCCTGGAGCGGGTCCGCGAGTCCGACACCTATACCCCCACCCTGTTCCTCACCGCGCGGGATTCCGTGATGGACCGGGTCACCGGCCTGACCGCCGGGGCCGACGACTACATGACCAAGCCGTTCAGCCTGGAGGAACTGGTCGCGCGTCTGCGCGGGCTGCTGCGCCGCTCGACCCAGCTCAGCCCGCCCGCCGCCGAGGCCCTCAGCATCGGCGATCTCAAAGTCGACAGCGCCAGCCGCGAGGTCACCCGCGCGGGTGAGCCGATTTCGCTGTCCGCCACCGAGTTCGAACTGCTTCGGTTCCTCATGCGCAACCCCCGTCGCGCGCTGAGCCGCACCGAGATCCTGGATCGGGTCTGGAATTATGACTTCTCGGGGCGCACGAGCATCGTCGACCTGTACATCTCATATCTGAGGAAGAAGATCGACTCCGGTAGGGAGCCGATGATCCATACGGTCCGCGGCGTTGGGTATATGCTTCGAGAACCCTAA